From Eleftheria terrae, the proteins below share one genomic window:
- a CDS encoding XrtA-associated tyrosine autokinase, with protein MSIIELAAKRLEELRRAGVEVPWAPSEFGSWDPQEPSEPIVRRVPPLGGAEPAPVAVPPRPAVPAAGPAHATARPLSAPPAVPFAEPAGAARSPAAEPGDALAGSGFPALPHIDAPADAGAGAERRSRSVALDLDRLARAGYLVPGRPEAELADEFRVIKRPLIKNAQGQSAAPLHRPNLILVTSAMPGEGKSFCAINLALSIAMEVDKTVLLVDADVVRPAVMSRLGLGVDRGLLDVLKNPGLDLSEVLLRTNVPKLSVLPTGAPGINSNELLASSAMERLLDELATRYADRIVIFDAPPLLPTTESRVLATRVGQVVMVVEAGRTTRAAATEAYAAVESCPVVMSVLNKTRGPASVARYGY; from the coding sequence ATGAGCATCATCGAACTGGCCGCCAAGCGGCTCGAAGAACTTCGCCGCGCCGGCGTGGAGGTGCCCTGGGCGCCTTCGGAATTCGGCAGCTGGGATCCGCAGGAGCCGAGCGAGCCCATCGTGCGGCGGGTGCCGCCGCTTGGGGGCGCCGAGCCGGCCCCGGTCGCCGTGCCGCCGAGGCCTGCTGTACCCGCTGCGGGGCCGGCCCACGCGACAGCAAGGCCGCTGTCAGCGCCGCCGGCCGTGCCGTTCGCCGAGCCCGCCGGGGCAGCCCGATCCCCCGCCGCAGAGCCGGGCGATGCGCTGGCAGGCTCCGGCTTTCCGGCCTTGCCGCACATCGACGCGCCGGCTGATGCCGGCGCGGGCGCCGAGCGCCGCTCGCGCAGCGTGGCGCTCGACCTCGACCGGTTGGCGCGTGCCGGCTACCTGGTGCCGGGCCGACCGGAGGCCGAACTGGCCGACGAGTTTCGCGTCATCAAGCGCCCCTTGATCAAGAACGCCCAGGGCCAGTCGGCGGCGCCGCTGCACCGCCCCAACCTGATCCTGGTGACAAGCGCGATGCCTGGCGAAGGCAAGAGCTTTTGCGCCATCAACCTGGCGCTGAGCATCGCGATGGAGGTCGACAAGACCGTGCTGCTCGTCGATGCCGACGTCGTCCGACCGGCCGTGATGAGCCGGCTCGGCCTGGGCGTCGACCGCGGGCTGCTGGACGTGCTCAAGAACCCCGGGCTCGACCTGTCCGAAGTGCTGCTGCGCACCAACGTGCCCAAGCTGTCGGTGCTGCCGACCGGCGCGCCGGGCATCAACTCGAACGAACTGCTGGCCAGCAGTGCGATGGAACGTCTGCTCGACGAACTGGCCACACGCTATGCCGACCGCATCGTGATCTTCGACGCGCCGCCGCTGCTGCCGACCACCGAATCCCGGGTGCTGGCCACCCGGGTGGGGCAGGTGGTTATGGTGGTCGAGGCGGGCCGCACGACCCGTGCGGCCGCCACCGAAGCGTATGCGGCGGTGGAAAGCTGCCCGGTGGTGATGTCGGTGCTGAACAAGACGCGCGGTCCGGCTTCGGTCGCCCGTTACGGCTACTGA
- a CDS encoding XrtA/PEP-CTERM system exopolysaccharide export protein codes for MWNSSSGGMRRSLRVWLAAAAAALLTACGTTGQYPPAPVSAQTPDHRYQIGALDTLNIVVWRNPELSSTVSVRPDGRISTPLVEDVMAAGRSPAELARDIEKVLGKYVRDPVVTVVVSNFQGTFSEQIRIVGEAARPQAVPFRQNMTLLDVMIQVGGLTDYANGNGAVLVRGAEGGKQFSVRLKDLLKRGDISANVDVKPGDIIIVPQSWF; via the coding sequence ATGTGGAATTCGAGCTCGGGCGGCATGCGTCGCTCCCTGCGTGTCTGGCTGGCTGCCGCTGCTGCCGCCTTGCTGACGGCCTGCGGCACCACCGGCCAGTACCCGCCGGCGCCGGTCTCGGCACAGACGCCGGACCACCGTTATCAGATCGGTGCGCTCGACACCCTCAATATCGTCGTCTGGCGCAATCCCGAGCTGTCGTCCACCGTCTCGGTCCGGCCGGACGGTCGCATCTCCACCCCGCTGGTCGAAGACGTGATGGCCGCCGGCCGCAGCCCGGCCGAATTGGCTCGCGACATCGAGAAGGTGCTGGGCAAGTACGTGCGTGATCCGGTCGTGACGGTGGTGGTCAGCAACTTCCAGGGCACGTTCTCGGAGCAGATCCGCATCGTCGGCGAGGCCGCGCGCCCGCAGGCCGTGCCGTTCCGGCAGAACATGACCTTGCTGGACGTGATGATCCAGGTCGGTGGCCTGACCGACTATGCCAATGGCAACGGCGCGGTGCTCGTGCGCGGTGCCGAGGGCGGCAAGCAGTTCAGCGTGCGACTGAAGGACTTGCTCAAGCGGGGCGACATCTCCGCCAATGTCGACGTGAAGCCGGGCGACATCATCATCGTGCCGCAGAGCTGGTTCTGA
- a CDS encoding XrtA system polysaccharide chain length determinant produces MNEYVRQAAGVLYEVWQRRWIALLVAWAVALLSGAVIFVYKDRYEATAQVYVDTQTVLKPLMAGLAFQPDVDQQVRMLAKTLISRPNVEKLVDTPEMDLASSDPKLRARTIDALMKKIRVTPSGGGNLYTISYRDSDGQRAHRVVEGLVNLFMEASIGGKKRDSQEASRFIDEQIQEYESKLVDAENRLKDFKLRNFGLTGMSNQDYFARMSTLSDEVNKLRIDLSAAERSRDALRKELNAEEPQLPPEAMLPAGGPVVSELDARLDAQRRQLDDLLRRYTDDHPDVISVRRTIAAIEQQKKQEVDARAVSGRGRQAAATNPVFQRIRIALAEAEANVASLSGQLSAQQTRLEQIRALAGRVPQVEAELAQLNRDYEVIRKNYEQLVSRREAASLGVKIDQSSHLTDFRMVEPARVSPGPVFPSRKILGLLAMLGSAAAGCVAAFLMTRLFPSFHDEKALRELSKRPVLGSVGVVQTDEGRRKERRERLQFAGAAGVFFVANMAWVGWITLQGRV; encoded by the coding sequence ATGAACGAATATGTTCGCCAGGCCGCTGGCGTGCTGTACGAGGTATGGCAACGCCGTTGGATCGCGTTGTTGGTCGCCTGGGCGGTCGCGCTGCTGAGCGGCGCGGTGATCTTCGTCTACAAGGACCGCTACGAGGCCACCGCGCAGGTCTACGTCGACACGCAGACGGTGCTCAAGCCCCTGATGGCCGGCCTGGCCTTCCAGCCCGATGTCGACCAGCAGGTGCGCATGCTGGCCAAGACACTGATCTCGCGGCCGAACGTCGAGAAGCTGGTGGACACGCCGGAGATGGACCTCGCCAGTTCCGACCCCAAGTTGCGCGCGCGGACCATCGACGCGCTGATGAAGAAGATCCGCGTCACCCCGAGCGGCGGCGGCAACCTCTACACCATCAGCTACCGCGACAGCGACGGCCAGCGCGCCCATCGCGTGGTCGAGGGCCTGGTGAACCTGTTCATGGAAGCCAGCATCGGTGGCAAGAAGCGCGATTCGCAGGAAGCCAGCCGCTTCATCGACGAGCAGATCCAGGAATACGAGTCCAAGCTGGTGGATGCCGAGAACCGCCTGAAGGATTTCAAGCTGCGCAATTTCGGCCTCACCGGCATGTCCAACCAGGACTACTTCGCCCGCATGTCGACCTTGTCGGACGAGGTCAACAAGCTGCGCATCGACCTCAGCGCCGCCGAGCGCTCGCGCGATGCGCTGCGCAAGGAGCTGAACGCCGAGGAGCCGCAGCTGCCCCCCGAGGCGATGTTGCCGGCCGGTGGGCCGGTGGTGTCCGAGCTCGATGCCCGGCTGGACGCCCAGCGCCGCCAGCTCGATGACCTGCTGCGCCGCTACACCGATGATCATCCGGATGTCATCAGCGTGCGGCGCACGATTGCGGCCATCGAGCAGCAGAAGAAGCAGGAAGTCGACGCGCGAGCCGTCAGCGGCCGCGGCCGGCAGGCGGCGGCGACCAACCCCGTGTTCCAGCGCATTCGCATTGCGCTGGCGGAGGCCGAGGCCAACGTCGCCTCGCTCAGTGGCCAGCTGAGTGCGCAGCAGACCCGGCTCGAGCAGATCCGCGCGCTGGCCGGGCGGGTGCCGCAAGTCGAAGCGGAGCTGGCCCAGCTCAATCGCGACTATGAAGTGATCCGGAAGAACTACGAGCAACTGGTGTCTCGCCGTGAGGCCGCCTCGCTGGGCGTGAAGATCGACCAGTCGTCGCACCTGACCGATTTCCGCATGGTGGAGCCGGCCCGCGTTTCGCCGGGGCCGGTGTTCCCGAGCCGCAAGATCCTGGGCTTGCTGGCCATGCTCGGCTCGGCTGCGGCCGGCTGCGTGGCAGCCTTCCTGATGACGCGGCTCTTCCCGTCCTTCCACGACGAGAAGGCCCTGCGCGAGTTGAGCAAGCGCCCGGTGCTCGGCAGCGTCGGGGTGGTTCAAACCGACGAGGGGCGGCGCAAGGAGCGGCGCGAGCGGCTGCAGTTCGCTGGCGCGGCCGGCGTGTTCTTCGTCGCCAATATGGCGTGGGTCGGCTGGATCACCCTCCAGGGCCGGGTCTGA